The following coding sequences are from one Reyranella humidisoli window:
- a CDS encoding DNA translocase FtsK, with product MAMLSLSSALQPRTSILPEGGRDFLRRRMMEIVGVATAGFGLMLMMALFTYSPGDPSLNHATARAPNNLLGLPGAYISDLLLQTFGLAIILAPVAFITWGVRMVRTHHLGFFGLRLSLLLLALLMMSVACVGLGDVGGAATHAGPGGLVGLALVGRFRELVLTHSSGGALTLIEPVCAALAFIAMAPALGMNRTDLPLIFRILRAPFLWTVLGVRAAIGLWRGKPQNLEEENEPPAPHIGYAEIPGEIDASQYDPARFENRYEQIPEEGTAMPARESLMVDAPYAPIERPADDIPAAPDGLRMHSPVLDEAAPARAQERTFLSRLTGGLRIEPFMRRSASASAPAAERIEPGFGGHEAAPSPQQYRQPVADEEFEAPPHAVAPPPSSPPAVVEEEIDEQADENPFTPDNALDLEQPAVAVAQPAVKIVPRKTAVAQGKRAAKAGQRELDLRAGEYKLPPLDILSLPSRVNAQPKIDEEALEQNARLLETVLDDFGVKGQIVKVRPGPVVTLYELEPAPGTKSSRVIGLADDIARSMSAVSARVATVPGRNVIGIELPNAKRETVFLRELLSTKHYEDGRLALPLALGKDIGGDPVIADLARMPHLLIGGTTGSGKSVAVNTMILSLLYRLTPNQCRFIMIDPKMLELSVYQDIPHLLTPVVTEPRKAIVALKWVVREMEDRYRAMSAVAVRNIAGYNEKLLETARKGGVLTRKVQTGIDPETRKPTFEDEEMDLRPLPFIVVIIDEMADLMLVAGKEIEATVQRLAQMARAAGIHVVMATQRPSVDVITGTIKANFPTRISFQVTSKIDSRTILGEQGGEQLLGQGDMLYMAGGGKIARVHGPFVSDGEVEEVVRHLRAQGAPAYIDSVTDDPESEAEGSGLPGDGEEGESDQLYDQAIALVARERKCSTSFIQRYLQIGYNRAARIVERMEREGVVSSANHVGKREVLARDIDDRER from the coding sequence ATGGCCATGCTGAGCCTTTCGTCAGCGTTGCAGCCCCGGACTTCCATCCTGCCGGAAGGCGGGCGCGATTTCCTGCGTCGCCGCATGATGGAGATCGTGGGTGTCGCGACGGCGGGTTTCGGCCTGATGCTGATGATGGCGCTGTTCACCTACAGCCCCGGCGATCCCTCGCTCAATCACGCCACGGCGCGCGCGCCGAACAACCTGCTCGGCCTGCCGGGCGCCTACATCTCGGACCTGCTGCTGCAGACCTTCGGCCTGGCCATCATCCTGGCACCGGTCGCCTTCATCACCTGGGGCGTCCGCATGGTGCGCACGCACCATCTCGGCTTCTTCGGGCTGCGCCTGTCGCTGCTGCTTCTGGCGCTTCTGATGATGAGCGTGGCCTGCGTCGGCCTCGGCGACGTCGGCGGCGCGGCGACGCATGCCGGGCCGGGCGGCCTGGTCGGTCTCGCCCTGGTCGGCCGCTTCCGAGAGCTGGTGCTGACCCATTCGAGCGGCGGTGCGCTCACCCTGATCGAGCCGGTGTGCGCTGCCCTCGCCTTCATCGCGATGGCGCCGGCGCTCGGCATGAACCGCACCGACCTGCCGCTGATCTTCCGCATCCTGCGGGCGCCCTTCCTGTGGACCGTGTTGGGCGTGCGGGCGGCCATCGGCCTGTGGCGCGGCAAGCCGCAGAACCTCGAGGAAGAGAACGAGCCGCCGGCGCCGCATATCGGCTACGCCGAGATTCCGGGCGAGATCGACGCCAGCCAGTACGATCCGGCGCGCTTCGAGAACCGCTATGAGCAGATCCCCGAGGAAGGCACGGCGATGCCGGCGCGCGAGTCGCTGATGGTCGACGCGCCCTATGCGCCGATCGAGCGTCCGGCCGACGACATCCCGGCTGCGCCCGACGGCTTGAGGATGCATTCGCCGGTTCTGGACGAAGCCGCGCCGGCGCGCGCCCAGGAGCGTACCTTCCTCAGCCGCCTCACCGGGGGCCTGCGTATCGAGCCCTTCATGCGCCGCTCCGCGTCGGCCTCCGCGCCCGCCGCAGAGCGCATCGAGCCGGGCTTCGGTGGCCACGAGGCCGCGCCTTCGCCGCAGCAATACCGGCAGCCCGTCGCCGACGAGGAATTCGAGGCGCCGCCGCATGCCGTCGCGCCGCCACCGTCGTCGCCGCCGGCGGTGGTCGAGGAAGAGATCGACGAGCAGGCCGACGAAAATCCCTTCACGCCCGACAATGCCCTCGATCTCGAGCAGCCCGCGGTCGCGGTGGCCCAGCCGGCCGTGAAGATCGTGCCGCGCAAGACGGCCGTGGCGCAGGGCAAGCGGGCTGCCAAGGCCGGCCAGCGCGAACTCGACCTCAGGGCCGGGGAGTACAAGCTGCCGCCGCTCGACATCCTGTCGCTGCCTTCGCGGGTCAACGCCCAGCCCAAGATCGACGAAGAGGCGCTGGAGCAGAATGCGCGCCTGCTCGAAACGGTGCTCGACGATTTCGGCGTGAAGGGCCAGATCGTCAAGGTGCGGCCGGGTCCGGTCGTGACGCTCTACGAACTCGAGCCGGCGCCGGGCACCAAGTCGAGCCGCGTCATCGGCCTTGCCGACGACATTGCCCGCTCGATGAGCGCGGTGTCGGCGCGCGTCGCCACCGTGCCGGGCCGCAACGTCATCGGCATCGAGTTGCCGAACGCCAAGCGCGAGACGGTGTTCCTGCGCGAGCTTCTCTCGACCAAGCACTACGAGGACGGCCGCCTCGCCCTGCCGCTGGCGCTGGGCAAGGACATCGGCGGCGATCCGGTGATCGCCGACCTCGCGCGCATGCCGCATCTGCTGATCGGCGGCACCACCGGCTCGGGCAAGTCGGTGGCGGTCAACACCATGATCCTGTCGCTGCTGTACCGGCTGACGCCGAACCAGTGCCGCTTCATCATGATCGATCCGAAGATGCTGGAACTCAGCGTCTACCAGGACATCCCGCATCTTCTGACGCCCGTCGTCACCGAGCCGCGCAAGGCGATCGTGGCGCTGAAGTGGGTCGTGCGCGAGATGGAAGACCGCTATCGCGCCATGAGCGCGGTCGCGGTGCGCAACATCGCGGGCTACAACGAGAAGCTCCTCGAGACCGCGCGCAAGGGCGGCGTGTTGACCCGCAAGGTTCAGACCGGCATCGATCCCGAGACGCGCAAGCCCACCTTCGAAGACGAGGAGATGGACCTCCGGCCGCTGCCCTTCATCGTCGTTATCATCGACGAGATGGCCGACCTCATGCTGGTCGCCGGCAAGGAAATCGAGGCCACCGTGCAGCGCCTCGCCCAGATGGCGCGCGCCGCCGGCATCCATGTCGTGATGGCCACGCAGCGCCCGTCGGTCGACGTCATCACCGGCACCATCAAGGCCAACTTCCCGACCCGCATCTCCTTCCAGGTCACGTCCAAGATCGACAGCCGCACCATCCTGGGCGAGCAGGGCGGCGAGCAGCTGCTGGGCCAGGGCGACATGCTGTACATGGCCGGCGGCGGCAAGATCGCCCGCGTCCACGGCCCGTTCGTGAGCGACGGCGAGGTCGAGGAAGTGGTCCGCCATCTGCGCGCCCAGGGCGCCCCGGCCTATATCGATTCCGTCACCGACGATCCCGAGTCCGAGGCCGAGGGCTCCGGCCTGCCGGGCGACGGCGAGGAAGGCGAGAGCGACCAGCTCTACGATCAGGCGATCGCCCTGGTCGCCCGCGAGCGCAAATGCAGCACTTCTTTCATCCAGCGCTATCTGCAGATCGGCTATAACAGGGCCGCCCGCATCGTCGAACGCATGGAGCGCGAAGGCGTCGTCAGCTCCGCCAACCATGTCGGCAAGCGCGAAGTCCTGGCCCGCGACATCGACGACCGGGAGCGCTGA